The following proteins are encoded in a genomic region of Montipora foliosa isolate CH-2021 chromosome 8, ASM3666993v2, whole genome shotgun sequence:
- the LOC137968977 gene encoding uncharacterized protein isoform X1 has product MEFILFYAMIVTVSLGYPAVSPEVLSQTPYELSSYKRTQCQTNANTLIQIQCDSNSENNTCNATCDGNGVDTTVTRLTLFSGNSENGERQVCIESFNGHILNVSDSGRVILQVSKDSRFPSSDRVNERTNRERLQKLFGTVPFEPDHDMRTHLSEHESESYSLIRKLLRKEECLKEGVDREGVEPLVNPPQGRSCNDNGMVFPFLWSAVRINEDDLFFFIHKSTKMMLVCSCESNSLTLKKINTKQLATNPTPLFIPIRLT; this is encoded by the exons ATGGAATTTATCTTGTTTTATGCA ATGATTGTCACGGTATCATTGGGTTATCCAGCAGTCAGTCCTGAAGTCCTCTCACAAACGCCTTATGAACTTTCGTCCTACAAAAGAACACAATGTCAGACAAATGCGAACACGTTGATACAAATTCAATGCGATTCTAACAGCGAAAATAATACATGCAACGCAACTTGCGATGGCAATGGCGTGGATACCACTGTCACAA GACTTACTCTTTTCTCCGGAAACTCCGAGAATGGTGAACGCCAAGTGTGCATTGAATCCTTCAACGGTCATATTTTGAATGTCAGCGATTCGGGACGAGTGATTCTCCAGGTGAGTAAAGACAGTCGTTTCCCGAGTTCAGACCGGGTGAACGAACGAACAAACCGTGAACGGTTGCAAAAACTATTTGGGACAGTCCCTTTCGAGCCGGATCATGACATGAGAACACACTTGAGTGAGCATGAAAGTGAGTCATACAGTTTGATAAGAAAACTGTTAAGAAAGGAAGAATGCTTAAAAGAAGGAGTTGACAGGGAAGGTGTGGAACCTCTTGTGAAC CCTCCGCAAGGCCGCTCGTGCAATGATAATGGCATGGTCTTTCCGTTTCTTTGGTCAGCTGTCAGAATAAATGAGGATGACTTGTTCTTCTTTATACACAAAAGTACAAAAATGATGCTTGTATGTTCATGTGAGAGCAATAGCCTAACACTCAAAAAAATCAACACTAAACAACTTGCTACGAACCCAACACCCCTCTTTATTCCCATTAGATTAACCTGA
- the LOC137968977 gene encoding uncharacterized protein isoform X2, whose protein sequence is MEFILFYAMIVTVSLGYPAVSPEVLSQTPYELSSYKRTQCQTNANTLIQIQCDSNSENNTCNATCDGNGVDTTVTRLTLFSGNSENGERQVCIESFNGHILNVSDSGRVILQPPQGRSCNDNGMVFPFLWSAVRINEDDLFFFIHKSTKMMLVCSCESNSLTLKKINTKQLATNPTPLFIPIRLT, encoded by the exons ATGGAATTTATCTTGTTTTATGCA ATGATTGTCACGGTATCATTGGGTTATCCAGCAGTCAGTCCTGAAGTCCTCTCACAAACGCCTTATGAACTTTCGTCCTACAAAAGAACACAATGTCAGACAAATGCGAACACGTTGATACAAATTCAATGCGATTCTAACAGCGAAAATAATACATGCAACGCAACTTGCGATGGCAATGGCGTGGATACCACTGTCACAA GACTTACTCTTTTCTCCGGAAACTCCGAGAATGGTGAACGCCAAGTGTGCATTGAATCCTTCAACGGTCATATTTTGAATGTCAGCGATTCGGGACGAGTGATTCTCCAG CCTCCGCAAGGCCGCTCGTGCAATGATAATGGCATGGTCTTTCCGTTTCTTTGGTCAGCTGTCAGAATAAATGAGGATGACTTGTTCTTCTTTATACACAAAAGTACAAAAATGATGCTTGTATGTTCATGTGAGAGCAATAGCCTAACACTCAAAAAAATCAACACTAAACAACTTGCTACGAACCCAACACCCCTCTTTATTCCCATTAGATTAACCTGA